A genomic region of Halococcus sediminicola contains the following coding sequences:
- the grpE gene encoding nucleotide exchange factor GrpE: protein MSDNDVGADESAEEIPIEDETGTNADTVTDESENLTAHVEETPPDELADEIRTLRERAASAERSVEEQARKVDDLESKLKRKQADFQNYKQRTERQQEELRERATEDLVSRLLDVRDNLSRALEQGEDADIRPGVESTLEEFDRILDEENVTAIEPDTGDVVDPKRHEVMLRVDSDQPDDTVAELYRPGYEMGEKVLRPAQVTVSE, encoded by the coding sequence ATGAGCGACAACGACGTCGGAGCCGACGAATCGGCCGAGGAAATCCCGATCGAGGACGAGACCGGGACGAACGCCGATACCGTGACCGACGAGTCCGAGAACCTCACAGCACACGTCGAAGAGACCCCTCCCGACGAACTCGCCGACGAGATCCGTACGCTGCGCGAGCGCGCCGCGAGTGCCGAGCGGAGCGTCGAGGAGCAGGCTCGGAAGGTCGACGACCTCGAATCGAAACTGAAGCGCAAACAGGCGGATTTCCAGAACTACAAACAGCGCACCGAGCGCCAACAGGAGGAGTTGCGCGAGCGCGCCACCGAAGACCTCGTCTCCCGGCTGCTCGACGTGCGTGACAACCTCTCGCGGGCGCTCGAACAGGGCGAGGACGCCGACATCCGCCCGGGCGTCGAGAGCACGCTGGAGGAGTTCGACCGGATCCTCGACGAGGAGAACGTTACGGCCATCGAACCCGACACGGGCGACGTCGTCGACCCAAAACGCCACGAGGTGATGCTCCGCGTCGACAGCGACCAACCCGACGACACCGTGGCCGAACTCTACCGCCCGGGCTACGAGATGGGCGAGAAGGTGCTCCGCCCGGCGCAGGTCACCGTCAGCGAGTAG
- a CDS encoding esterase/lipase family protein — translation MNATEPTTRRSVLKGVGVAAATALGVSTVGTAAADDGSPGDEPVLLVNGYADTEDTPWWDVLKSYFREVGYTTENVHRADLGDVPGTTVDSPTEYAEVVADRLAAIGDEHGSEVDVVAHSMGGLDSRWAIEKLDAAQYVDDLVTLGTPHQGTYVAYLGALTDGGRDMIPGSDFLTELNDGTLAEGVDYLALWSSADELIAPDEYAALPDSLAASVDVVRSENSGYQEHIQLVSDRDVFEQYYRFLD, via the coding sequence ATGAACGCTACCGAACCGACCACGCGGCGGTCCGTTCTCAAAGGTGTGGGTGTCGCGGCCGCTACTGCACTCGGCGTCTCGACCGTGGGTACCGCCGCGGCCGACGACGGATCGCCGGGCGACGAACCCGTGTTGCTCGTCAACGGTTATGCCGATACCGAGGACACGCCGTGGTGGGACGTCCTCAAATCGTACTTTCGAGAGGTGGGCTATACCACTGAGAACGTCCACCGCGCCGACCTCGGCGACGTCCCCGGGACGACCGTCGATTCGCCCACCGAGTACGCCGAGGTGGTCGCAGACCGTCTCGCGGCCATCGGCGACGAGCACGGAAGCGAGGTCGACGTCGTCGCGCACTCGATGGGCGGGCTCGACTCGCGGTGGGCCATCGAGAAGTTGGATGCCGCGCAGTACGTCGACGACCTCGTGACGCTCGGGACGCCCCATCAGGGCACTTACGTCGCCTACCTCGGGGCGCTGACCGACGGCGGTCGTGACATGATCCCGGGCAGTGACTTTCTCACGGAGTTGAACGACGGCACGCTCGCGGAGGGCGTCGATTACTTGGCGCTCTGGAGCAGCGCCGACGAACTCATCGCCCCCGACGAGTACGCCGCGCTTCCCGATTCGCTGGCCGCGTCGGTCGACGTGGTCCGTAGCGAGAACTCGGGCTACCAAGAACATATCCAACTCGTCTCCGACAGGGACGTCTTCGAGCAGTACTATCGCTTCCTCGATTGA
- a CDS encoding DUF2270 domain-containing protein has translation MSEQDRDWDEFDPEAREEREIGREMVSKSTGLGSVVAHFYRGEMSVVTTWRTRLDETINWAVTIISAILIYAFSTDGNHVILLAGMVVISMFLGIEARRYQAYDVYRARARLMQENLFANTLDPSQGVEHRDWRRELSDDYRNPTIKTPYLEALGRRLRRIYLPLFALMLAAWLFKITAFSAGRSWLDTAAVGSVPGTVVFGVVGVFYLVMVAIAFWPRERHSKGEFGDVEHGEWKNTD, from the coding sequence ATGAGTGAACAAGACAGGGATTGGGACGAGTTCGACCCGGAGGCGCGCGAGGAGCGCGAAATCGGCCGTGAGATGGTCTCGAAGAGCACGGGATTGGGATCGGTCGTCGCCCACTTCTATCGGGGCGAGATGAGCGTCGTCACGACGTGGCGAACCCGCCTCGACGAGACCATCAACTGGGCAGTGACGATCATCTCCGCAATCTTGATCTACGCCTTCTCGACGGACGGCAATCACGTGATCCTGCTCGCCGGCATGGTCGTCATCAGCATGTTCCTCGGCATCGAAGCCCGGCGCTATCAGGCCTACGACGTCTATCGTGCGCGGGCGCGACTGATGCAAGAGAACCTCTTTGCGAACACGCTCGACCCGTCACAGGGCGTCGAACACCGCGACTGGCGGCGCGAGCTCAGCGACGACTACCGGAATCCGACCATCAAGACACCCTACCTCGAAGCGCTCGGGCGGCGACTCCGCCGGATCTATCTCCCGCTGTTCGCGCTGATGCTCGCCGCGTGGCTGTTCAAGATCACGGCCTTCTCGGCCGGCCGATCGTGGCTCGATACGGCCGCCGTGGGAAGCGTACCCGGAACAGTCGTGTTCGGTGTCGTCGGCGTGTTCTACCTCGTCATGGTCGCCATCGCGTTCTGGCCGCGCGAGCGCCACTCGAAGGGCGAGTTCGGCGACGTCGAGCACGGCGAGTGGAAGAACACCGATTAA
- a CDS encoding DEAD/DEAH box helicase family protein, with the protein MADVTLTFEDGTIRVESGADLDLPVESDPRSKTARAPAVRYAALVDALDNHDVDYDDRVLDAPALDVASDYELRDYQREALGAWRANDHRGVLELPTGSGKTVIGIEAIETLRTTALVVVPTIDLLEQWRRELETEFGGPIGQLGGGEQHVEALTVSTYDSAYLRAEDIGDRFGLVVFDEVHHLGGRGYRDIARLLAAPARLGLTATFERSDGAHEVIEELCGPLVHRIAPDELAGNHLAAYDIKRLDVSLTDDERAEYDRHRETFTNYLARSNLDMNSGDDYRKLVMRSGSDPEARKALLANQRAREIASNADAKIETLADILDRHREDRLIVFTAHNDLVYRLSERFLVPAITHQTGADERREILEKFRAGEYSRVVTANVLDEGVDVPDANVAVVLSGSGSEREFTQRLGRILRPKEDGGRALLYEVVTEETAEERVAERRR; encoded by the coding sequence GTGGCGGACGTCACGCTCACCTTCGAGGACGGCACCATCCGCGTCGAGAGCGGCGCGGACCTCGACCTCCCCGTCGAGAGCGACCCGCGCTCGAAGACGGCCCGTGCGCCCGCCGTGCGTTACGCGGCGCTTGTCGACGCGCTCGACAATCACGATGTCGACTACGACGACCGCGTGCTCGACGCACCAGCGCTCGACGTGGCCTCGGACTACGAGCTTCGGGACTACCAACGGGAAGCGCTCGGTGCGTGGCGCGCGAACGACCATCGAGGAGTGCTCGAACTCCCCACCGGCAGCGGGAAGACCGTCATCGGTATCGAAGCCATCGAAACCCTCCGAACGACGGCGCTCGTCGTCGTTCCAACGATCGATCTGCTTGAGCAGTGGCGGCGCGAACTCGAAACCGAGTTCGGGGGTCCGATAGGTCAACTCGGCGGCGGCGAACAGCACGTCGAAGCGCTCACCGTTTCGACCTACGATTCGGCCTATCTGCGCGCCGAGGACATCGGCGACCGGTTCGGTCTCGTGGTGTTCGACGAGGTCCACCATCTTGGGGGGAGGGGCTACCGCGACATCGCCCGGCTACTCGCCGCGCCCGCCAGATTGGGCCTCACGGCAACCTTCGAGCGCTCCGACGGCGCACACGAAGTCATCGAAGAACTCTGTGGCCCGCTCGTCCACCGCATCGCGCCCGACGAACTCGCCGGGAACCATCTCGCGGCCTACGACATCAAGCGCCTCGACGTCTCGCTGACCGACGACGAACGCGCGGAGTACGACCGGCATCGAGAGACCTTCACGAACTACCTCGCTCGGTCGAACCTCGACATGAACAGTGGGGACGACTACCGAAAACTCGTCATGCGCTCGGGATCGGACCCGGAGGCCCGGAAAGCGCTGCTCGCCAACCAACGCGCCCGCGAGATAGCGTCGAACGCCGACGCCAAAATCGAAACGCTCGCCGACATCCTCGACCGCCACCGCGAGGACCGGCTCATCGTCTTCACCGCGCACAACGACCTCGTCTATCGCCTCTCCGAACGATTTCTCGTCCCCGCCATCACCCACCAGACGGGCGCGGACGAACGCCGCGAAATCCTCGAAAAGTTCCGTGCCGGCGAGTATTCGCGCGTCGTCACGGCGAACGTCCTCGACGAGGGCGTCGACGTGCCGGACGCAAACGTCGCGGTCGTTCTCTCGGGCAGCGGCTCCGAACGCGAGTTCACCCAGCGCCTCGGTCGGATTTTGCGCCCGAAGGAAGACGGCGGGCGGGCGCTGCTCTACGAGGTCGTCACCGAGGAGACCGCCGAGGAGCGCGTCGCCGAGCGGCGGCGGTGA
- a CDS encoding DUF790 family protein, whose amino-acid sequence MLTKDLRRVSRAGGGYHPQFTDREDRPLAARVIGVYQGHVGSPRTDLDDALEDLEREADDFKLVRGFAKLVEREATFETRSELVPERARSAAFAAAESIGVVTEADRERTLSRAADRLDATPKSVARSLYADLDERQVLVSLDVPWDPAELCAQYDLSLAQTVLFDATELRVRSSDPKALVSAIKRLRLLYEIRKTDAGSSGALSEREVRVTGPDSLFRRTRRYGTRFARLLRSVTKAGEWDLTATIDDRGTERELRLTQADLTPPETEPVVEVDYDSGVEADFAARFAALDLDWNLTREPEPLETGARVMIPDFSFEWKHSNFRVFFEIMGFWTPEYVAKKLAQIEGLEDVSLLVAVDESLGVGEQLEARDARAIPYSKTVRLRDARDALRKYENQLNAESAATLSDALVPQERVISLTALAAKHGVSERAIEGKEFPEHELVGRTLVRPAVLSALEDAIEPGMALSAVEERLAEVGLDDASAVLSRLGYRVEWEGLSGGTVREKG is encoded by the coding sequence GTGCTCACGAAGGACCTCCGCCGGGTGTCGCGGGCGGGCGGTGGCTACCACCCGCAGTTCACCGACAGGGAGGACCGCCCGCTCGCCGCACGGGTCATCGGGGTCTATCAGGGCCACGTCGGCTCCCCGAGGACGGACCTCGACGACGCGCTTGAAGACCTCGAACGCGAGGCCGACGATTTCAAACTCGTTCGCGGGTTCGCCAAACTCGTCGAGCGAGAAGCCACCTTCGAGACCCGTAGCGAACTGGTCCCCGAGCGCGCCCGCAGCGCCGCCTTCGCTGCCGCCGAATCGATCGGCGTCGTGACTGAAGCCGACCGCGAGCGGACGCTCTCGCGGGCCGCGGACCGACTCGACGCCACACCGAAAAGCGTCGCACGGTCGCTCTACGCCGACCTCGACGAACGGCAGGTTCTGGTGAGCCTCGACGTACCGTGGGACCCGGCCGAACTCTGCGCGCAGTACGACCTCTCGCTGGCCCAGACAGTGTTGTTCGACGCGACCGAGCTGCGGGTGCGGAGTTCGGACCCGAAAGCGCTCGTTTCGGCGATCAAACGCCTGCGATTGCTCTACGAGATCCGGAAGACCGACGCGGGTAGCTCCGGTGCACTCTCCGAGCGCGAGGTCCGCGTGACGGGTCCGGATAGTCTATTCCGCCGGACCAGACGCTACGGCACCCGGTTCGCCCGGCTGCTCAGAAGCGTCACGAAAGCGGGCGAGTGGGATCTCACGGCGACCATCGACGACCGCGGGACCGAGCGCGAACTCCGACTCACGCAGGCCGACCTCACACCCCCGGAAACCGAGCCGGTGGTCGAAGTCGACTACGACAGCGGCGTCGAGGCCGATTTCGCCGCGCGCTTCGCGGCGCTCGACCTCGACTGGAACCTCACCCGCGAACCCGAACCGCTCGAAACCGGCGCACGGGTCATGATTCCCGACTTTTCCTTCGAGTGGAAACACAGCAATTTTCGAGTGTTCTTCGAGATAATGGGCTTTTGGACGCCCGAGTACGTCGCAAAGAAACTCGCCCAGATCGAGGGGCTGGAGGACGTTTCGCTGCTGGTCGCCGTCGACGAATCGCTCGGCGTCGGCGAGCAGCTCGAAGCGCGCGACGCGCGCGCCATCCCCTACTCGAAAACCGTGCGGCTACGTGATGCCCGTGACGCGCTCCGGAAGTACGAAAACCAGTTGAACGCCGAGAGCGCGGCGACGCTGTCCGACGCACTCGTTCCTCAGGAGAGGGTGATTTCACTGACGGCGCTCGCCGCGAAACACGGCGTGAGCGAGCGCGCCATCGAGGGGAAGGAGTTCCCCGAGCACGAACTTGTCGGCCGGACGCTCGTCCGCCCCGCCGTCCTCTCGGCGCTCGAAGACGCCATCGAACCCGGGATGGCGCTTTCGGCGGTCGAAGAGCGACTCGCCGAGGTGGGTCTCGACGACGCGAGCGCGGTGCTCTCGCGGCTCGGCTATCGAGTGGAATGGGAGGGCCTGAGCGGCGGCACCGTTCGGGAGAAAGGGTGA
- a CDS encoding DUF7847 domain-containing protein: protein MGAISAGRQTVAAVVRNPILVVIALVLGLIQLPQLLVQSVDSVAIVVASGLLSLLFLVLYPFFFGGIIGMGNEAVEGTTSLGTFVSAGKANYVSLLGAFFILLVVGIVYVVALAAIGAVGGFAVFATGGDALGGAAFLGIVGVVLVAFVLYFLLFFFIQFFGQAIVLDDVGAVAGFKRSVGAVRANKLSTLGYTLVLALIGSVFGIFGAVFALFQAPQAAGGLPTLSPGVAIVAAVVFVALTGVVGAFSMTYGVAFYRDIRPAESSASP, encoded by the coding sequence ATGGGTGCGATATCGGCAGGACGGCAGACGGTCGCTGCGGTGGTACGGAACCCGATCCTCGTCGTCATCGCGTTGGTGCTCGGCCTCATCCAACTACCACAGCTCCTCGTCCAGTCGGTCGATTCGGTCGCCATCGTGGTCGCGTCCGGACTGCTCTCGCTGCTCTTTCTCGTTCTCTATCCGTTCTTCTTCGGCGGTATCATCGGGATGGGCAACGAGGCGGTCGAGGGGACCACGAGCCTCGGGACGTTCGTGAGCGCCGGGAAGGCGAACTACGTCTCGTTGCTCGGCGCGTTTTTCATCCTGCTGGTTGTGGGAATAGTGTACGTCGTTGCGCTGGCCGCCATCGGTGCCGTTGGCGGCTTTGCCGTCTTCGCTACCGGTGGCGATGCACTCGGCGGAGCCGCGTTCCTCGGCATCGTCGGCGTCGTGCTGGTCGCGTTCGTGTTGTACTTCCTCCTCTTCTTTTTCATCCAGTTCTTCGGACAGGCGATCGTGCTCGACGACGTAGGTGCCGTCGCTGGCTTCAAGCGCAGCGTCGGGGCGGTCCGCGCCAACAAACTCAGCACGCTCGGCTATACGCTCGTACTCGCGCTCATCGGCAGCGTCTTCGGTATCTTCGGAGCGGTGTTCGCGCTGTTTCAGGCTCCACAGGCCGCCGGTGGCCTGCCGACGCTTTCGCCGGGCGTGGCGATCGTGGCTGCCGTCGTGTTCGTCGCACTCACCGGCGTCGTCGGTGCGTTCTCGATGACTTACGGGGTCGCCTTCTACCGCGACATCCGCCCCGCCGAATCGAGTGCGTCGCCGTAA
- the sugE gene encoding quaternary ammonium compound efflux SMR transporter SugE, translating into MNPWFTLVVAGLFEVGWAIGLEYSQGLSKLLPSLLTVVSLVVSMVLLAQAVQSLPIGTAYAVWTGIGAVGAATLGVVLFDEPSSAARVGFISLIVVGVVGLNFTQ; encoded by the coding sequence ATGAACCCGTGGTTCACGCTCGTCGTCGCCGGGCTGTTCGAGGTAGGATGGGCCATCGGTCTCGAATACTCGCAGGGTCTCTCGAAGCTCCTGCCGAGCCTGCTCACCGTCGTCTCGCTCGTCGTCAGCATGGTGTTGCTGGCACAGGCGGTCCAATCGCTGCCCATCGGGACGGCCTACGCGGTCTGGACCGGCATCGGAGCCGTCGGCGCGGCGACTCTTGGGGTAGTCCTGTTCGACGAACCGTCGAGCGCCGCCCGCGTGGGGTTCATCTCACTTATCGTCGTTGGCGTCGTCGGATTGAACTTCACCCAGTGA
- a CDS encoding DUF7122 family protein — MSDGTNDGSRFDRLPATADARTVEGRATRREVLDFWDERYGIAPETFEGYSFWEKGGGKLWAFRGEMAGPLEIEALGMMFLRTRQEHWKPTTDAVQRFGRHARRNVVELGRQEAQRFVAGEDQPVDWDGDWGYLVAAHAIAGEREPLGVGLFIDGELRSQVPKGRRRDLTG, encoded by the coding sequence ATGAGCGACGGAACGAACGACGGCTCGCGGTTCGACCGTCTGCCCGCGACAGCCGACGCACGCACCGTCGAGGGTCGAGCCACCCGGCGGGAAGTGCTCGATTTCTGGGACGAGCGCTACGGAATCGCTCCCGAAACCTTCGAGGGCTACTCCTTCTGGGAGAAGGGTGGCGGGAAGCTCTGGGCGTTTCGCGGTGAGATGGCGGGGCCGCTCGAGATCGAGGCGCTCGGGATGATGTTCCTTCGCACGCGCCAAGAGCACTGGAAACCGACCACCGACGCGGTCCAGCGTTTCGGTCGGCACGCGAGGAGAAACGTCGTCGAACTCGGTCGGCAGGAGGCGCAGCGATTCGTCGCCGGCGAGGACCAGCCTGTGGACTGGGACGGCGACTGGGGCTATCTCGTCGCCGCCCACGCTATCGCCGGCGAGCGCGAACCGCTCGGCGTCGGGCTGTTCATCGACGGCGAACTCCGCTCACAGGTGCCGAAGGGTCGTCGGCGCGACCTCACTGGGTGA
- a CDS encoding RsmB/NOP family class I SAM-dependent RNA methyltransferase, which translates to MDVLERYEPLVDDFAAFRAACERPLPSVVRVNEIKATPKRAMAALDAEGVGYEPTEWHPSLLRLDSASPGRTWGAYHGWLHGQEEVSALPALVCDPQPGDRVWAACAAPGGKATQLAALADEKAFVVANDRNLGRLSALRFNAERLGVTSMAVTNRDGRNYSLKPFAFDAFDRALVDAPCSCEGTIRKNPDALAEWSLSYVESVAAIQESILRRAVQATRRGGVVVYSTCTFAPEENEAVLDSVLSAEDCRLVDFSCDLETRPGITEWQGKKFDESVRKAKRIYPHLNDTGGFFCAKVEVGG; encoded by the coding sequence ATGGACGTTCTCGAACGATACGAACCGCTCGTCGACGATTTCGCGGCGTTCCGTGCGGCCTGTGAGCGCCCGCTGCCCTCCGTCGTCCGGGTGAACGAGATCAAGGCGACGCCCAAGCGGGCGATGGCCGCACTCGACGCGGAGGGCGTGGGCTACGAACCCACGGAGTGGCATCCCAGCCTTCTCCGGCTCGATTCGGCCAGTCCGGGCCGGACGTGGGGGGCCTATCACGGCTGGCTCCACGGCCAGGAGGAAGTCTCGGCGCTGCCGGCGCTCGTCTGTGATCCCCAACCCGGCGATCGCGTCTGGGCGGCCTGTGCCGCCCCCGGCGGGAAGGCGACCCAACTCGCTGCCCTCGCCGACGAGAAGGCATTCGTCGTGGCGAACGACCGGAACCTGGGTCGGCTTTCTGCCCTCAGATTCAACGCCGAGCGCCTCGGCGTCACCTCGATGGCGGTGACGAACCGCGACGGGCGGAACTACTCGCTCAAGCCGTTCGCGTTCGACGCGTTCGATCGCGCGCTCGTCGACGCGCCGTGTTCGTGCGAGGGCACGATCCGGAAGAACCCGGACGCGCTCGCCGAGTGGTCGCTCTCCTACGTCGAATCGGTCGCCGCGATCCAAGAATCCATCCTCCGGCGGGCGGTACAGGCGACCCGTCGGGGTGGTGTCGTGGTGTACTCGACCTGCACGTTCGCACCGGAGGAGAACGAGGCCGTCCTCGACAGCGTTCTTTCGGCCGAAGACTGCCGACTCGTCGATTTTTCCTGTGATCTCGAAACTCGGCCCGGAATCACCGAATGGCAGGGCAAGAAATTCGACGAGAGCGTGCGGAAGGCAAAACGCATCTATCCCCATCTGAACGACACGGGTGGCTTCTTCTGTGCGAAGGTGGAGGTCGGCGGATGA
- a CDS encoding proteasome assembly chaperone family protein, whose protein sequence is MAHIDVVAEDIALDEPTLVEGLPGVGLVGKIVADHLVDAFDMDYYAGVHCDGVPEVGVYRGERSALRPPVRLHADAERDLLVLQSDVPVSPNEATGFADCITGWLADNNVTPLYLSGLPDQSDEVPEVYGVSTGAGNDLLDEAGIVPPAEGGLVSGPTGALLYHAERTNLTSVGLIAETNPQFPDPEAARAVLEHGIEPLTGIGIDTSDLVEQAEEIQEARERLAERMHQAEDESSQAEPMRMFQ, encoded by the coding sequence ATGGCACACATCGACGTCGTGGCCGAGGACATCGCACTCGACGAACCGACGCTCGTCGAGGGGCTGCCGGGCGTCGGACTGGTGGGCAAGATCGTCGCCGACCACCTCGTCGATGCCTTCGACATGGATTACTACGCCGGCGTCCACTGCGATGGCGTCCCGGAAGTCGGCGTCTATCGCGGCGAACGCTCCGCCCTCAGACCGCCCGTCCGCCTCCACGCCGACGCCGAGCGCGATCTCCTCGTGCTCCAGAGCGACGTCCCGGTCTCACCGAACGAGGCGACCGGGTTCGCCGACTGCATCACCGGCTGGCTCGCCGACAACAACGTCACGCCGCTCTATCTCAGCGGCCTGCCCGACCAGTCCGACGAGGTGCCCGAAGTGTATGGCGTGTCGACCGGTGCTGGCAACGATCTCCTCGACGAGGCCGGCATCGTCCCACCCGCTGAGGGCGGTCTCGTGAGCGGCCCGACCGGCGCACTACTCTATCACGCCGAGCGAACGAACCTCACGAGCGTCGGTCTCATCGCCGAGACCAACCCACAGTTCCCCGACCCCGAGGCCGCCCGTGCGGTCCTCGAACACGGCATCGAACCGCTCACCGGCATCGGCATCGACACCTCCGATCTCGTCGAACAGGCCGAAGAGATCCAGGAGGCCCGCGAGCGCCTCGCCGAACGGATGCACCAGGCCGAAGACGAGAGTTCGCAGGCCGAACCGATGCGGATGTTCCAATAG
- a CDS encoding acyl-CoA synthetase family protein — protein sequence MDTLRGLLARNRRGEAIVLHDATSDREYDARRLLTNAWKTGNFLHHCGVRGGHTVAVVGKTPEALLGFLGAASLGAITRFGPATATDARAVIAPTGSIEEFDLPPGGTAIAYGEPPESAHVEHFERDVWSENPTLAPAPVDPTDPILAADGAEFTHSEMLSAAQDAIESVSMREGETIALRTSLSRPGTVVAGVVAPLLVNGIITLPDSDTVADIAIASGDAPEARLVDPAAML from the coding sequence ATGGACACGCTGCGCGGACTCCTCGCGCGCAATCGCCGGGGCGAGGCAATCGTCCTCCACGACGCCACATCCGACCGCGAGTACGATGCCCGTCGACTCCTCACGAACGCCTGGAAGACGGGCAACTTCCTGCACCACTGCGGCGTCCGGGGCGGCCACACGGTCGCCGTCGTCGGGAAAACACCCGAGGCGCTCCTCGGCTTCCTCGGCGCGGCGTCGCTCGGAGCCATCACCCGCTTCGGCCCAGCCACCGCGACCGACGCCCGCGCAGTTATCGCACCGACCGGGAGCATCGAGGAGTTCGACCTCCCGCCGGGCGGCACGGCAATTGCCTACGGCGAACCCCCCGAGAGCGCCCACGTCGAACACTTCGAGCGCGACGTCTGGAGCGAGAACCCGACCCTCGCACCGGCACCGGTCGACCCCACCGATCCCATTCTCGCCGCCGATGGAGCGGAGTTCACGCATTCGGAAATGCTCAGTGCTGCCCAGGATGCCATCGAATCGGTCAGCATGAGAGAGGGCGAAACTATTGCCCTGCGCACATCGCTCTCTCGACCCGGGACCGTCGTGGCCGGTGTCGTCGCCCCGCTGCTCGTGAACGGAATCATCACGCTGCCGGATTCCGATACTGTGGCCGACATCGCGATCGCGAGCGGCGACGCGCCCGAGGCGCGTCTCGTGGACCCGGCAGCGATGCTCTGA
- a CDS encoding GNAT family N-acetyltransferase: MPGARIEQGERVTLRTVERADSEFLQRAHADPEIRYPLGTVTHMNSNQMDDHFEEFIEDEGNVSFLVCLGSAGPGHPDEGEIEAIGVVNVTHVDWDRPSLAYWLVPDHHGEGYGKEAASLVVEYVFRTFDVHGIGAHAFDYNAASRGLLESLGFTQEGRAREARFIDGEYRDAVQYGLLRREWRGREENE; this comes from the coding sequence ATGCCGGGAGCACGCATCGAGCAGGGCGAGCGGGTCACGCTGCGAACTGTCGAGCGCGCGGATAGCGAGTTCCTCCAGCGCGCCCACGCCGACCCGGAGATCCGCTACCCGCTCGGCACTGTGACGCACATGAACAGCAACCAGATGGACGACCACTTCGAGGAGTTCATCGAGGACGAGGGCAACGTCAGCTTCCTCGTCTGTCTCGGGAGTGCCGGTCCGGGCCATCCCGACGAAGGGGAGATCGAGGCGATCGGCGTCGTCAACGTGACACACGTCGATTGGGACCGACCCAGTCTGGCCTACTGGCTCGTACCGGACCACCACGGCGAGGGCTACGGGAAAGAAGCGGCCTCGCTCGTCGTCGAGTACGTCTTTCGCACCTTCGATGTCCACGGTATCGGCGCACACGCCTTCGACTACAACGCGGCCTCGCGCGGCTTGCTCGAATCGCTCGGATTCACCCAGGAAGGCCGTGCGCGCGAAGCGAGATTTATCGACGGCGAATACCGCGATGCGGTGCAGTACGGACTGTTGCGCCGCGAGTGGCGCGGGCGTGAGGAGAACGAGTGA